Proteins encoded in a region of the Gemmatimonadota bacterium genome:
- a CDS encoding DUF58 domain-containing protein — MTEVPRFLDPRTLSSLSSMEMRARIVVEGFVSGLHKSPYRGFGVEFVEYRQYTPGDDIRHVDWKAVARSDRYYVKEYEDETNLQCVILLDRSASMGYGGQPATATTALDKLEYGSYLAASLAYLILRQGDGVGLVTFDRAVHDYLPPSSKNTQWHAIHSALDGLRADEGTDMGKPLHELAESMPRRGMVILISDLIDDVEQMMNALMHFRFKGHEVLVFHIVDREELTFPFSETARFDDPETGERITVAPSAIREDYLAAVEEFMESIRTGCAKIQVDYERMETDRPLDFALFSYLSRRMVKR, encoded by the coding sequence ATGACCGAAGTACCCCGCTTCCTGGACCCGAGGACGCTCTCCAGTCTCTCCTCCATGGAAATGCGCGCCCGCATCGTGGTCGAAGGGTTCGTTTCCGGCCTCCACAAGAGCCCGTACCGGGGTTTCGGCGTGGAGTTCGTGGAATACCGGCAGTATACGCCGGGTGACGACATCCGGCACGTGGACTGGAAAGCCGTTGCGCGGTCGGACCGGTACTACGTCAAGGAATACGAGGACGAGACGAACCTGCAGTGTGTGATACTCCTCGACCGCAGCGCGTCCATGGGTTACGGCGGACAGCCGGCCACGGCGACGACCGCACTGGACAAGCTCGAATACGGTTCCTACCTGGCGGCTTCACTGGCGTATCTCATACTGCGGCAGGGTGACGGGGTGGGACTCGTCACCTTCGACCGGGCCGTACACGACTACCTGCCGCCCAGTTCGAAAAACACCCAGTGGCACGCCATTCACTCCGCCCTGGATGGACTGCGCGCGGACGAAGGGACCGATATGGGGAAACCTCTCCACGAACTCGCCGAATCGATGCCGAGGCGGGGAATGGTCATCCTCATTTCCGATTTGATCGACGACGTCGAGCAGATGATGAACGCCCTGATGCACTTTCGCTTCAAGGGTCACGAAGTACTGGTCTTTCACATCGTCGACCGGGAAGAACTCACCTTCCCATTCAGCGAGACCGCACGGTTCGACGACCCGGAGACCGGCGAACGGATCACGGTTGCGCCGTCGGCCATCCGGGAGGACTACCTGGCGGCGGTAGAGGAATTCATGGAATCGATCCGGACCGGTTGCGCGAAGATCCAGGTCGACTATGAACGCATGGAGACCGACCGGCCGCTGGACTTCGCGCTTTTTTCCTATCTGAGCAGGCGCATGGTGAAAAGATAG
- a CDS encoding MoxR family ATPase → MTTSGTAQHATEEGPRQVRIEAFQEGREKILAEVRKVITGQEDVLEQVLIALFAGGHCLVTGVPGLAKTLLIKTFAEVLDLEFRRIQFTPDLMPADITGTEILEEDKATGQRSLTFIKGPIFGNIVLADEINRTPPKTQAALLEAMQEHRVTTGRTTFQLVEPFFVLATQNPIELEGTYPLPEAQLDRFMFNIHIEYLEEDDEVAVARATTSAETVSVDTVLSGEVVRDYQRLVREVLVSEQVARYAVRLASASRPSGEEAPEFVKNWVSWGAGLRASQYLILGAKARALLDGRGHVSCDDIRALAHPVLRHRILTNFYAEAEKITSEGIVDRLLETVPAPQSGM, encoded by the coding sequence ATGACGACGAGCGGCACAGCGCAGCACGCAACCGAAGAAGGACCCCGGCAGGTACGCATAGAAGCCTTCCAGGAGGGTCGGGAGAAGATTCTGGCCGAAGTGCGCAAGGTGATCACCGGCCAGGAGGACGTCCTGGAACAGGTGCTGATTGCCCTGTTCGCGGGAGGGCACTGCCTCGTGACCGGCGTGCCCGGCCTGGCAAAGACTCTGCTCATCAAGACTTTCGCCGAAGTGCTGGACCTGGAGTTCCGGCGCATCCAGTTCACCCCGGACCTCATGCCGGCCGACATCACCGGGACCGAGATCCTGGAAGAGGACAAGGCCACGGGACAGCGCTCACTGACCTTCATCAAGGGCCCGATCTTCGGCAACATCGTACTGGCGGACGAGATCAACCGGACGCCGCCCAAGACCCAGGCCGCCCTGCTCGAAGCCATGCAGGAGCACCGCGTTACCACCGGCCGCACGACATTTCAGCTGGTCGAACCCTTCTTCGTCCTCGCCACCCAGAACCCCATCGAGCTGGAGGGGACCTATCCCCTGCCCGAGGCGCAGCTCGACCGGTTCATGTTCAACATCCACATCGAGTATCTCGAAGAAGACGACGAAGTGGCCGTAGCCCGTGCGACCACCTCTGCCGAGACGGTCTCGGTCGACACCGTCCTGTCCGGCGAGGTGGTCCGTGACTACCAGCGCCTGGTCCGGGAAGTCCTGGTCTCCGAGCAGGTTGCCCGGTACGCCGTTCGCCTGGCATCCGCGAGTAGGCCGTCCGGCGAGGAAGCGCCCGAATTCGTGAAGAACTGGGTTTCCTGGGGGGCCGGGCTGCGCGCCTCCCAGTACCTGATCCTGGGCGCCAAGGCACGGGCCCTGCTCGACGGCCGGGGACACGTTTCCTGCGACGACATACGCGCCCTCGCCCACCCGGTCCTGCGTCACCGGATCCTGACCAATTTCTACGCAGAAGCGGAGAAGATCACCTCCGAGGGCATTGTCGACCGGCTGCTCGAGACCGTACCGGCGCCGCAGTCCGGCATGTAA
- a CDS encoding SDR family oxidoreductase codes for MRVVVTGGAGFLGSHLCDRLLADGHRVVAVDNLITGRTVNISHILENEGFTYLQRDVSEFLDIEGEVDFVMHFASPASPIDFERVPIQILKVGALGTHNALGLAKSKGAGFFLASTSEVYGDPQVNPQPESYWGNVNPIGVRGVYDEAKRFAEALTMAYRRKHGIDTRIVRIFNTYGPRMRPADGRVAPSFITKALKGEPLTVFGEGQQTRSFCYYEDLMEGIVRLMRSGEHDPVNIGNENEITILELARTIIRLCGSGSEIVFRPLPQDDPQLRRPDTTRARKILGWKAEVSLEEGMEKTIAYFRSLDGNA; via the coding sequence TTGCGCGTTGTCGTAACCGGTGGTGCGGGTTTTCTGGGATCCCATCTGTGCGACCGTCTGCTGGCGGACGGACACCGGGTCGTCGCCGTGGACAACCTGATCACGGGCCGGACCGTGAACATCTCCCATATCCTGGAAAATGAAGGATTCACCTATCTCCAGCGGGACGTTTCGGAATTCCTGGACATCGAAGGCGAGGTGGACTTCGTCATGCACTTCGCCAGTCCGGCGAGTCCGATCGACTTCGAGCGCGTCCCCATCCAGATCCTGAAGGTCGGCGCCCTGGGTACCCACAACGCCCTTGGTCTGGCCAAATCCAAGGGCGCGGGCTTTTTCCTCGCGTCCACCTCTGAGGTCTACGGCGATCCCCAGGTCAACCCCCAGCCGGAGAGTTACTGGGGCAACGTCAATCCCATCGGCGTAAGAGGGGTCTACGACGAGGCCAAGCGCTTTGCGGAAGCCCTGACCATGGCCTACCGCCGGAAACACGGAATCGACACGCGGATCGTCCGGATCTTCAACACCTACGGTCCCCGGATGAGACCCGCGGACGGCCGCGTCGCGCCGTCCTTCATCACCAAGGCGCTCAAGGGCGAACCGCTGACGGTATTCGGAGAAGGACAACAGACCCGCAGTTTCTGCTACTACGAAGACCTCATGGAAGGCATCGTGCGGCTCATGCGATCCGGCGAGCACGATCCGGTGAACATCGGTAACGAGAACGAGATCACCATTCTCGAACTCGCCCGCACTATCATCCGCCTTTGTGGCTCCGGCAGCGAGATCGTCTTCCGGCCCCTTCCCCAGGACGATCCCCAACTGCGGCGTCCCGACACGACAAGGGCGCGGAAGATCCTGGGCTGGAAAGCCGAGGTCTCCCTCGAGGAAGGCATGGAGAAAACCATCGCGTATTTCAGATCCCTGGACGGGAACGCCTGA
- a CDS encoding TIM barrel protein, with translation MLADLRDQATVRSGDDLVRHLKEFSLELKISAGVWFFSPSQIRFHEAYMEPYSIEERLAIAGEMAEYGLCGIEAHYPNEINEDNAHLYQQLEKDTGVRLITVIPNLFWDAQFEFGSLSSPVPEARRAAIDRVIETLRMNRELDTDFMVVWPGGDGYELNFGTDFYAMWDLFESGLAEALDAVPGIRTAIEPKPYEPRGNNIYRNTTDGILMAQNVDERLRAPENRALIDEGHAIVGLNPELGHVLMGFEDFPYALSRILRQGRLAHTHWNSQPLGNYDQDLQVGIVSPEQIFAGMYALKMYGYRGYMGIDIFPERIPIRQALINSIDRMKAIAEMTERVDHELVVACMERPDLNRGVIEAHLTRLFHPSSTGLSAMPAYRKGQE, from the coding sequence ATGTTAGCAGACCTTCGGGACCAGGCCACGGTGCGCAGTGGCGATGACCTCGTGCGCCACCTTAAGGAGTTTTCGCTCGAACTGAAGATCTCGGCCGGCGTCTGGTTTTTCTCGCCGTCCCAGATCCGGTTTCACGAAGCCTACATGGAGCCCTATTCCATCGAGGAACGCCTGGCCATCGCCGGCGAAATGGCGGAATACGGACTGTGCGGCATCGAGGCCCACTATCCCAATGAAATCAACGAGGATAACGCCCATCTCTACCAGCAACTGGAAAAGGACACGGGCGTGCGGCTGATCACGGTGATCCCCAACCTCTTCTGGGATGCGCAGTTCGAATTCGGGTCCCTTTCGTCCCCCGTGCCCGAGGCGCGCCGCGCCGCCATCGACCGGGTGATCGAGACGCTGCGGATGAACCGGGAACTGGACACGGACTTCATGGTCGTGTGGCCCGGCGGCGACGGCTATGAACTCAATTTCGGGACCGATTTCTACGCTATGTGGGACCTCTTCGAGTCGGGCCTGGCCGAGGCGCTGGACGCCGTGCCCGGGATCCGGACGGCCATCGAACCCAAACCCTATGAACCCCGGGGGAACAACATCTACCGGAACACCACGGACGGCATCCTGATGGCCCAGAACGTGGACGAGCGGCTCCGGGCCCCCGAGAACCGGGCGCTGATCGACGAGGGCCACGCCATCGTGGGCCTGAATCCGGAACTCGGCCACGTCCTGATGGGCTTCGAGGATTTCCCCTATGCCCTGAGCCGAATCCTCCGCCAGGGCCGGCTGGCCCACACCCACTGGAACAGCCAGCCCCTGGGCAATTACGACCAGGACCTGCAGGTCGGCATCGTATCGCCGGAGCAGATTTTCGCCGGCATGTACGCACTGAAGATGTACGGCTACCGGGGTTACATGGGCATCGACATCTTTCCGGAGCGCATCCCCATCCGGCAGGCCCTCATCAATTCCATCGACCGCATGAAGGCCATTGCCGAAATGACCGAACGGGTAGACCACGAGCTTGTCGTGGCCTGCATGGAGCGTCCCGATCTCAACCGGGGCGTCATCGAAGCCCACCTGACCCGGCTCTTCCATCCTTCCTCGACCGGATTGAGCGCCATGCCTGCGTACCGGAAGGGTCAGGAATAG
- a CDS encoding carbon-nitrogen hydrolase family protein: protein MPDTIRVAGVQMDLKLAETEQNLTRVFDAMQSASREGADLAVFPECALTGYCFYDLDEARAYAQPVPGPFTERLERRCRELDIHVIIGLLEADGSVLYNTAALIAPNGLIGHYRKIHLPYLGVDRFLSPGDRPFRVYSSDVGRIGLNICYDAAFPESARVMMLHDAELIALPTNWPVGADCNTEFVINTRAFENRVNYIAVNRVGRERGTNFIGQSKIVDFTGRTLAEGDRSREEIIFADLDLAGAREKHIVNVAKAYELDRLEDRRVEFYGPIVEGEKP, encoded by the coding sequence ATGCCAGACACTATACGGGTCGCCGGCGTGCAGATGGACCTGAAACTCGCCGAGACCGAACAGAATCTCACCAGGGTGTTCGACGCCATGCAGTCGGCCTCCCGCGAGGGGGCGGACCTGGCCGTGTTTCCCGAGTGCGCGCTGACCGGGTACTGTTTTTACGACCTGGACGAAGCCCGGGCGTACGCCCAGCCCGTGCCCGGGCCTTTCACGGAGCGTCTCGAGCGCCGGTGCCGCGAACTCGACATCCACGTGATCATCGGCTTGCTGGAGGCCGACGGTTCAGTTTTATACAACACGGCGGCCCTCATCGCCCCCAACGGGCTGATCGGGCACTACCGCAAGATCCATCTGCCCTATCTCGGGGTCGATCGCTTTCTGTCCCCCGGCGACCGTCCTTTTCGCGTCTACAGTTCGGATGTGGGCCGCATCGGCCTCAACATCTGTTACGACGCGGCGTTTCCGGAGAGCGCCCGGGTGATGATGCTCCATGACGCGGAACTGATCGCCCTGCCCACCAACTGGCCGGTCGGCGCGGACTGCAACACAGAGTTCGTGATCAATACGCGCGCCTTTGAGAACCGCGTCAATTACATTGCCGTCAACCGGGTCGGGAGGGAGCGCGGGACCAATTTCATCGGGCAGAGCAAGATCGTCGATTTCACCGGGCGTACGCTGGCGGAAGGTGACCGGTCCCGCGAGGAGATCATCTTCGCCGACCTGGACCTTGCCGGCGCCCGGGAGAAGCACATCGTAAACGTGGCCAAGGCCTACGAACTCGACCGCCTGGAAGACCGGCGGGTAGAGTTCTACGGACCCATCGTCGAGGGAGAAAAACCTTGA
- the lipB gene encoding lipoyl(octanoyl) transferase LipB has translation MLPCWVVRAKRTGTMEYGVALSLQRSLLAARRSGLIDNVLLLLEHPPTYTIGRRLRASEHLLYGEETLRTRGIRVYETDRGGDITCHGPGQLVGYTIFDIAAWYQDVYRYLRDLEAAIIGCLADFGIEGRRLEGITGVWVDDRKVAALGIRVSWWVAMHGFSVNVGPDLSLYEGIVPCGIADREVTSMERLLGRTISMEEVEESLLRNLGDVFGMAFEETSLPELRQRL, from the coding sequence GTGCTGCCTTGCTGGGTTGTTCGGGCCAAGCGGACCGGCACGATGGAATATGGCGTGGCGCTGTCTCTTCAGCGGAGTCTGCTCGCGGCACGTCGTTCCGGCCTGATTGACAACGTGCTCCTGTTGCTCGAACACCCTCCCACGTACACGATCGGTCGTCGGCTGAGAGCCAGTGAACACCTGCTCTACGGGGAAGAAACGCTCCGGACTCGCGGCATTCGGGTCTACGAAACCGACCGGGGCGGAGACATCACCTGCCACGGTCCCGGCCAGCTGGTGGGGTACACGATCTTCGATATCGCGGCATGGTACCAGGACGTCTATCGGTACCTGCGCGATCTCGAGGCCGCAATCATCGGATGCCTGGCAGATTTCGGCATCGAGGGACGCCGCCTGGAAGGGATTACCGGGGTCTGGGTGGATGACCGGAAGGTTGCGGCCCTGGGCATCCGGGTCAGCTGGTGGGTCGCCATGCACGGGTTTTCCGTGAACGTGGGGCCCGACCTCTCTCTGTACGAGGGCATCGTCCCGTGCGGCATCGCCGACCGCGAGGTCACCTCGATGGAGCGGCTGCTCGGCCGGACGATATCGATGGAGGAGGTCGAGGAAAGCCTTCTCCGAAACCTGGGCGATGTCTTCGGCATGGCTTTCGAGGAGACGAGCCTGCCCGAACTGCGGCAAAGACTATGA